The genomic DNA GGTGGCTGGACACGGCCAGCCCGTCACGCTGCCCCCTCCCGACGCAGGATGAAGCTCTGCCCACAGTCCTGGTGGGCGTGTTCATCGAACAGCCCACACCGTTCCTATCCCTGTTCTTCCAACGGCTCCTCCGCCTCCGCTACCCCCGGAAGCAGATGCGGCTTTTCATTCACAACCACGTGAGTAGCGGGCACTTGGTGGGGTTGCCGTGGGGCTTGGGTAAAGGCCCAGCCTCATGAGGTGGCCTGAGACGTCTCAGGAACTGGCTGAAGCATCATCATCTGGGCCAAAGGGGAGCGGGCCGTGGGCTGTATCCCCAGAGCCCTGGCTTGACTTGAGGCGGACCGGCAGGGTTAGAATCCCAGCTGCTGCTtgtattggctgtgtgaccttgggcacgttcctcaacctttctgtgcttcagttttctgatCTCTTAAATCGGGATAGAAGAGTGCCGACCACGGGGATTTGCTGCAAGGGTTCAGCAAGTGGGCATGTGGGGTGCAGGGGTGCCGGCCACGGGGGAGGCACATGATACGTTCCCCTCGCTGTCAGCATCCACGTggtttctctccctgcctccttcaggCCCTCCTGATTTGATTCGGTGGCAAATGGGTTTTCGTGCCCTGTGGGCCTCGTGGGTCATAGGGGAGAGCCCTGAGGCCTGCTGCTTGGTGGGGAGCAGGCCCGGGCTCAGTattcccagctccctccctcccctctccttcttagCTGGAAAAAGTCCCACCTCTGCTTTTCCTTATCCCAGTTTCCATAACTGGGATGCCAGATACACTCTCCAGTCCTCCCTGTTGTCAAGGCTCCTTGTCTTCCTTCACGTCTTCTCAGCTGCCCCATCCAGCATCACCCCTTTCTGAGATGTCTCAGCCCTTACTGTCTGGACCCCATGCCCAGGGCCACAGTCTGCACCCCATGCCCAGGGCGCCAGGGCCCCACACTCGGCTCTGCTTGGGCCAGACATTCATTCAGCTGTGCCACATGGAAACAGGAGAAGGGTGTGCGCCCGGCCCTTGGAAGGCTCCCAGCTTCCCTGGAGACGTGAAGTAACACAGCCATGAATTCCCACGGTGACTTGGCCTGGAAGAAGAGAGCTGTCACCGGCAGCCTTTGGGGTTCTTCTGTGTGCTCCGTCTGAGTTGTCGGCTCCTGGCAGTGACCCCGCGAGGGAGGCACAATCGCCCTCCCATTTTACAAGGGAGGAAACTAGAGCTGAGTCAGGGGAAGTGGCTGGTCCCAGGTCACGCAGCGAATTGTAGCAGAGCCGGGCTTTGCTCTAAATCCTGGGTTTGGACCTAAAGATCCCGCGCTTTCCGCTTCCCCAGGCAAGGGGTCTGGCTATGGGCCGTAGTTTTTCCGGGTGTGGTCCAAGGATCACCTGGAGCATTTTGCAATGAAGCAGATCCCTGGGCCACACTCCAGACCAGAATAAATGAGTCTGGATATGGGGCCTGCGGGGTCAGGGGTGCTGTCCTAGGGACAGAGGCTCTTAAGAGGCTGGTGGGCCTGGCCTGGTCAGGGGAGGATGGTCAAGGATGGCTGGGAAAGGGCGCTCCAGGCAGAAGGGCTGGCATGGGCAAAGGTCTGGAACTAGGAAAGCCAATGGCCAAGAGTGTGCGGGGAACGAAGGGGCGTGGCCTGCAGTCGCAGAGGGTGCTGTGGTCCTGAGGGGTGAACCTGGGTCCCCATCctcaccctcccatcccccacccctagGAGCAGCACCACAAGGCTCAGGTGGAGCAGTTCCTGGCAGAGCATGGCGGCGAGTACCAGTCCGTGAAACTGGTGGGCCCCGAGGTTCGGGTGGCCAACGCTGACGCCAGGAACATGGGCGCGTGAGTTGGGGGCCAGCGTACCACGGTTATCTCTGCGGGTggttatgggggtgggggggtggggggcttggtgTCAGGAGCCTCAGGCCGGGAGATAGGCGTTTGGAAGCCCGTGTGTGTTCTCCAGCAAgttcctgcccctctctgggcctcagtgtccccatccgTCAAATGGGGAAATGGTCTCTGCCCTGCCCacatgggggctcctgggtggggctGAGCAGTGTCCTTGGGGTGCAGgaaggaaatcagagaaagaggaagagttgGAGGACCAGAAGTAGATAAATGCTGACAGAGACGGTCTCTGATGGTTCCCTTattattcaaacaaacaaacaagtcaTCTGTGTTGACCGTGGAAGAATTAGTCCCGATCGGAGGCTGGCGAACTGTAAAGCACTGCGGTTGTAGCATGATGGGCGTGACTGTGCTCCAGAATTTTATTTATGGaccctgaaatttgaatttcatatggtttttcacttttaaaacatttccccCCAAGCATTTAAAACTGCAAAACGGTCCTTAGCTCATGAGTTGCGTGATAATGAGGCAGGGGGCTAGATTTGGACCGCGGACTCTAGTTTGCTGAGCCCTGGACCAGATAACAGGAAGAGCATACATTTGTAAGGCTTTCGGGCCAGGTCCCCAAACTGCACTTCGGAAGGGCAGAACCAGTTTACCCCCAGCGCTGGGCGTTGTAGGAACCTGTCTGTCTGGGGGTCGTGCTCTCCCCAGTACAGGGCTTTTCAGGGCACCTGATCCCAGCTGCTGAGTGAGCTCTGGGTGTTCGTCTTGAGAGCCTAGGAGTCCAGGGCCTGGGTCCCGACCTGCGCCAGGGCTGGCCTGACACCTCTAAACACCCTTGGCTGGTTCCCTGTGGTCGTGGATGGGGACAGGCCTGGAGGGCACAGCTGCAGGGTGCTCCGGGAccctgggtggggagaggctggcgccagagccccagccctgctcacccGGGGTCCCCAACCCGCAGGGACCTGTGCCGGCAGGACCGTAGCTGTACCTACTACTTCAGTGTGGACGCCGACGTGGCCCTGACTGAGCCGAAAACCCTGCGCCTACTGATCGAGCAGAACAAgtgaggctggggcggggggcggcagGCCTCCAAGCGGGTCCCCTGAGTCCCGGCTCCCACTCCAGGCCCACCCTGCCGAGCCGTCCTTCTCCGCCTCCACCCCGGCCTCGCCTCCTACCCTGGGCCTGCCCCAGCCTGGCAACCTCGTCTTGGTCCAGGATGTTCCCGCCTCCCTGTGACAAGCCAggccacccctcccaccccctgctcctggctgcccagttggagggggtggggacccCAGCTGGACCCGACCCCgctccaggccctgcccctggggGTGCTTGCAGGTTGTAAGGCACTcgtcctctccttccccacacccAGTTAGATCTGCCCCAGACTCCCAGTGGGCCGAGGGTCTCCCACTGAGGTGCTCCCTTCCTCAGGAACGTCATTGCCCCATTGATGACCCGCCATGGGAGGCTGTGGTCGAACTTCTGGGGTGCGCTGAGTGCGGATGGCTACTATGCCCGTTCTGAGGACTACGTGGACATTGTGCAGGGCCGGCGCGTGTGAGTACCTGCGGGATGGGAGCCCGCTCATCTGTCTTCCCTCAATACTCCTGTCCTTGTTGCCCTCACATTCCTGCTGGACCCAAAGCAAGGAACACTGCAGTCAGACACACGGAAGGACTTCCTGACAATTACCCTGGGCCCATGTGCTCTGGTTAGGGGACCCAAATCAGCACTGTTGTGCCCTCCCTGCCTGTGActtcctcctgccctggggccctGACCCCCAGCCTGTGACCGGCCTGCGGCCCCCTCCATCTTCTTCTCTCACCCTTAGGGGCGTCTGGAATGTGCCCTACATCTCGAACGTCTACCTGATCAAGGGCAGCGCCCTGCGGGGTGAGCTGCAGCAGACAGACCTGTTCCACCACAGCAAGCTGGACCCTGACATGGCCTTCTGTGCCAATATCCGGCAGCAGGTCAGTCTGGGCTGGGCAGTCACCCAAGGCCCTGTTGGTGGAGAAGGTGGTCTCCATCTGCCACCTGATGTCCTGGAGCTTCTGAGATGCTAGGGCctggtggggggcacctggggcacCAGCTGGAAGGCCGGTCCTTGGGGTCCTTGGGGATCATTTTCGTGGACCCAGTTTCTGCAcccctctgttttatttatattttcaacagaaccaaaaaaccccaaactttaCACCTAAACATATTCCAAAGTAACGTGCCTAAGAGACCCCCTTACCCTACCCCTGCGCCCCACCCAATACGTTTTGtggttattcttttaaaagtgaCAGCATGATGACCTTTTCCCCATGCCCGAAACTTCAGGACCAAACACCATCCTTTGCTTTCACACATTTGTTCTTTCGTTCCCGTTCggtcctccaggaagccctccttgattGTATCCCACGTCAGgcctgggctgggtgctggggagatGAGATGGGGTGACCTGCACTTGGTTCCCTGATCTCCAACTTAATGGGCTGCAGCCGTGCCTCTCCTGGGCTGTGCATGGGActgtcggggtggggggggtctctTCCATCCGGCCTGTTCTCCCCAGGACGTGTTCATGTTCCTGACCAACCGGCACACCTTTGGCCACCTGCTCTCCCTGGACAACTACCAGACCAGCCACCTCCACAACGACCTCTGGGAGGTGTTCAGCAACCCCGAGGTGAGGCCCTGGCTggatgggcaggggagggagaagggacgCCTGTGAACCTGTGGTGTGGGTGGGCCACCTGCCTTCCTCCACCCCAGGGACCCGGTTGGGCTCTTGAGAGGCAGTGCTGTCTCGTGGAGGAGGGGGGACCAGGAGTGAGGCCTCCGTTTGTGGACCATCGTTGAGCCTCTCAGTCTTTGGGGCCTCAGTTCTCTTAGCTCGAAAATGAGTATACTGCCCCAGCCTCACTCACTTCTGAGGGCGTCGTGAAGATCAGAAGAGGAGAAAGTGCTGACAACGTTCCTAGACATTGTGAGCTGGTGGCTGACGTGGGCACacacgtgcgcacgcacacacacacacgcacacaccggCACACACACGTAGGTACACAGGCAGACACCAGCTCCTGCAGGCACACATTCACCCACATCGCACAGGGCCTGGGGGGAGGAACCCCCTCTCGGAGCGTCCCGTGGAGCTGGGCAAGGGGTGAGCCCCAGCTGGCCCAGGCCAGGTCTGAGGACCCCAgctgctccccccctcccccccaggactGGAAGGAGAAGTACATCCACGAGAACTACACCAAGGCCCTGGCGGGGAAGCTGGTAGAGATGGTAAGGACTGGGCACCTCTGGGGACAAAGGTGCTGCGTTTACACCCTGCACCTGCTGAGGGGGACGAAAGGCAGAGGGTGGAAACTACCTGccccaggggaggtggggaggcaccTTTCTGGGCCCCGGCAGCGCTTGGGTGAGGGAGTGGGTAGTAGGATGGCCCTTCCTCCTGTTGGCACTTCCCAGCTGGAGGCGGCAGGGGCCTTGGGACCTTGGGTTTCTGCTCTGGCCCAGGCGAGGAAGGGGAAGAACGTCCCCGAACGTGGTCTCAGCCGGGGACCAGGGGCCGGCAGAGAGAAAGTGCCTGTCCTGGATCCTGCAGGGCTCAGCTCCCTCCATACGCACACCCCTTTCCTGGCCCTGCACTGGGAGCTCTGTGACCTCGGCTGAGAAGGGCCCGCGCGgagctctgcttccttccccctgtAGCAGCTCGCAGACCAGGGCGTGGGGAAGGGCCTTGCCTGTGGCCGAAGGGCCTTGCCTGTGGGCGCAGGGGAGGATGCAGCGGGGCCCCTCCAGACCCCTGTGACTGAGTCCCCGCCCTCCCCAGCCTTGCCCAGATGTCTACTGGTTCCCCATCTTCACGGAGGCGGCTTGTGACGAGCTGGTGGAAGAGATGGAGCATTATGGCCGGTGGTCTCTGGGAAATAACAAGGTGGGGGCGGCgccggggctgggggtgcagggcgGCAGCCCCTCCGCCCCTGCCTGCTCTCTGGCTCTTTCCCTGGCAAGCCAGCCAATCCCTCTGGGACTCTTCAGAGGGGTGCTTGGGCGCTTAGGAGTAGGGGGGTTGAGAAATGGGGTGGAGTGTGGGTCTCCAAGCTGCCGTGACCCCGAATCTTGAATTGCTAGATTTCCAGTTCCTGGTTTGTTATTAGAATGCCTTAGCTTCCCTTCACCAGATTGGGGGTGTCATGGGGGAGGGTGAGCAATGTGGGACGAGGAAGAATTAGGAGTATCAGTGCCACGTTCACGAGATGGCAGAAGAAGCAGGTGGTGTGTCGGGCTGAGAGGCTGTGCGTTCCCCGGAGGAGGCATCCTGTACCTGTGCTCATCTTGGAAAGTTCAGGGATCATTTTTttaagggaggggaagagggggcagagggagaatcttaagtaggctccactccgtgcttagtgtggagcctggtgcagggttccatcccaggaccctgagatcatgacctgagccgaaatccaagtcagacactcaaccaactgagctacccaggtgccccaagttcagggaacacttttttttttttaatattttatttacttgacagagagagagcacggacaagcagcaggggaagggggacagggagagggagaagcagactccccactgagcagggagcccaacacagagctcgatcccaggaccctgggatcatgacctgggcagacgcttaaccgactgagccacccaggcgtccctagggagcacttttctttattttttttttttaagattttttatttatttattcgacagagatagagacagccagtgagagagggaacacaagcaggaggagtgggagaggaagaagcaggctcatagcggaggagcctgatgtggggctcgatcccataacgccgggatcacgccctgagccgaaggcagacgctcaaccgctgtgccacccaggcgccccaggagcacTTTTCTTTAAAGTGAGCCCCTGGGCCTGTGTGTCTCAGAGCCTGGCTAACCTTTGACCTGGTGGCTGGACTTCCCTGTGGTTCCGTTCGCAGCCTAATCCACAGGCTTTGGTGGTCGAGATAATCTCCAGAAGCCGGTAACTGGGCTAGTCCAGGCTTTCTGGGGTCTGGCTGGCCCTTGTGCTCCAGGGACAGGTCAGCGCTGGGGCTCTATGGCCGAGCTAACCTGTGGCCCTCTGCACCGGCTTCCTCTGCGGTGTCACAAACCCCACAAAGCTTCACGGCTTCAAACAGCACCCACGTATCCTCTGTGGGTTTCTGTGGGTCGGGAGTCCACGCGTGGTTTAGccgggtcctctgctcagggcttCACGAGGCTGCAGTCGAGACGTCAGCCAGGACTGGGGTCTCATGTGAGGCTCGGGGTCCGACTCCGAGCTCCTGGGGCAGAATTCACGTCCGTGCTTCCTCCAGCCGGCAGGAGAGTCTCTCCCTTCAAGATCCTCGTTTAAATGCCCCGCAGGACAGTCTCCCTTATGATTAACCCAAAGTCAGAGAACTAGTCACCTTAATTCTCTCTGCAGAGCCCCCTCACTTGGCCCTCTACCCTGACCTTATCCCATCGGTTCAcaggtcagggggtgggggtcacaCAGCCCACACACCAGGCAGCCGTCTTCCAGTTCCACTTACCACGCTCCCCTCGGTCATTTCCAGGACAACCGCATCCAGGGCGGCTACGAAAACGTGCCGACCATTGACATCCACATGAACCAGATCAGCTTTGAACGGGAGTGGCACAAGTTCCTGGTGGAGTACATCGCCCCCATGACGGAGAAGCTCTACCCCGGCTACTACACCAGGGTGGGCGTGCCTGGGAGGCagctgggatgggggcagggctggagtggctcgggaggggagggagggggaggagagacagCAGCCCCAGCTTGCGGGAGAGGCCTGAATATTGGGTCTCCAGGTGGGAGTGCGGTCTCCTCCCATGGTGGCGGGGTCGGGGGTTGGGGGGCACTCTGGAAGAGTCCAGGGTAGGGGCAGCCCACCTTGCCTCCAGCCTCTGACCTCACCCCTTCGACTCTTTCCTCCATGTCCTTAAATCCCGTCTCGGGGACACTTCTGCTGCCCCCCCGCCACAAGCCAGTGCACCCATTCCTCTCTCAGCTCTCCACTGAGAGTGTGTTGATGGCCCCTTTGGCttttgccctccttccctccctcactcatgCCTCGTGCACAAGCTTTTCTCCAGATACCTGCTTTGACTGCCGGGGCCCTGCTCTCAAGGAATTGGCAGCCTGCCTAGTTGCTACGAAGGGTTGTAAGGATTcgattctttccttctgccctgctTTCCcgctctcctctccctttccttctgtcctttccaCCCTCCGCACATTTTTACCGAGAACCTTCCCTGGGCCCGGCCCTGGGGAACACCGTGTGAAACAGACCTGCCCTCCAGGAGCCAACATCCCCCGAGACCAGATGAGGGGCCCCTTCTGTGCCCCCCGGCCTCTTCCACTCTTCAGCTGCCCCTCTTCAGCCGGTTCTCTTTCCCGCCCCCTTGACACAGGCCCAGTTTGACCTGGCCTTTGTTGTCCGCTACAAGCCGGATGAGCAGCCCTCACTCATGCCGCACCACGATGCCTCCACCTTCACCATCAACATCGCCCTGAACCGGGTTGGCGTGGATTACGAGGTGAGCAGCTTACAAGGTGGTTAAGTAGGTGGTGGGGCCCAGCAGGCCCGGTGCTGGAGAACCGGAGAGAAAGGGAAGGCCTCCGTGCTGGCGGAGCAGGGACACGAGGTCAGAGGTCATTCTGCGTGGACCTGgggcctgcctgcctgctcccGCCAGCTCTGTGGCCTCAGGCCTGTTTCTTAGGCTCTCAGTTTCCTGTCTCAGAATGGGAAAGTGTAGGGCGCCCTCCGTAGAAATGCTGTGAGAATTCCACGAGGTCATCCAGGCCAGAGCTTACGTGGATGCCCAGTACGCGCTAAAGGCCTGAGAGCCATTCGTGATGAGTCGAGGGTTTCCATCATTCTTGGAAGTAAGGGCTGCTTTGGGAATGGCGGGACGGGGTCAGTCCGGGTGTGGGGCTCAGGCttgtggctggaggggagagcTGGGGAAACCAGGAggatggggggtggagaggggacaGTTCTGGGGGCCTCAAGGCCCCATGGGAGGTCTCTGGGTGTGATCAGCTGGGGGGgccattcattctttcctttactcATGCCTTAAGCTACTATTTCTAAGTTTTGGAGACTCGGTCCTGGGCTGGCCACGAGAAACACACCCATAAAAACACCTCTCATTTTTTTGAGAGGTTGCCATGTACTTGGGGTTCTCCTCGGGGACAGttttgtcccccccaccccccggggacATTGGCAATATCTGAAgacgtttttggttgtcacaactctGGCGGTGCTGCTGACAGCTAGCGAGTAGAGGCTGAGGCACCTGGGACAGCCCCCCCACTGAGGGAGAATTCCCTGGTCCCTGGCGATGATGGCTATATAACGGTACGCATGTACTTAGTACCACCGAACTACAcgcttaaaaatgtttatgatggTAAAGTTTATGTCATGTGTGTTTtggcccaatttaaaaaaaaattttttttctggccaaTAATGTCcacagtgctgaggttgagaaagccGTCCCTAAGCTCTTAATCGTCTCATCTCACTGAAATCTGATGACCCTGTGGGGTTAATGCCCGTTtcccagaaggggaaactgaggcctgggttGGTCACAAATTTGGTAAAGCACGTAGCTGGCATTTGCCCAGGGCTGCCTGACTCCAAGCCCCAGGCTCTGGCTCCCTCTGTCTTCGCTGAGTGTCTTCCTCAGGCAGCAGAGGCCCTCACTCCACAAGGCGTCCCAGGCGGGCTGTGCCGAGGGCCGCGGGGCTCCCAGGGCTCAGACGGGAGACGCCGGTGTTAGCGCCGGAAGGGCCCAGCTTCCCCTTGGAGGACTGACGCTTCTGCTCCCCGTCTTCCAGGGCGGGGGCTGTCGCTTCCTGCGCTACAACTGCTCCATCCGAGCCCCACGGAAGGGCTGGACCCTCATGCACCCCGGGCGACTCACGCACTACCACGAGGGGCTCCCCACCACCAGGGGCACCCGCTACATCGCCGTGTCCTTCGTCGATCCCTAATCGGCCAGGCCGGGCCACCTCGGACCTCTTCCTCTTTGCCAACAACCACTGCCCAGCAGCCCTCTGGGGCCTCGGGGTCCCAGCCTCCAGGCTGTTGACCTCCACTGCTCTTGGAGCCACCGTCGGAGAGCTTCGGCCACGAGCCAGAGGCGGAGCACACCTCCTTGGCTGGGGCTCTCCTGGTGCTCTGGACCCAGCCCAGGGAGACACTGTTCGTGTTCATTGCTTTGTAGCAACTTGTTCTTTCCCACCCGGCTTCCTGAAAATCCcagtctcttcctctgcttcttccgTGGGTGGGCCTTGAGCAGAACAGGGGCTTAGCCAGCTGCCCAGAGAGGTCCCAGGGGCGGAAAGGCAGCCCCGGAGCTTCTCCCAGGCCGAGCTGCAGCCCCAGGACCTCTGCTCCAGGCTGCGGGGCAGACACAGAGACCTGGATCAGATTCAAGCCCCCTCCCCGTCCCCAGAGACCGCTGAAGCCCCTTCCTCCATGGCTTCTGTCATGGGAGCAGAACGTTGTTCCCCGGAGATGATGACTCAGAAAATCTCCTGGGAGACGGGAGAGGTAGCGATGTTACAGCTTCATCCtctgtgtgggggggagggaatgAGACGCCCATACACTGCAGTGCGTCACCCTGTCCTGGATGCCTCCGGAGAGAGGGACGGACGGTCAGAAACAGGAGAGTTTCTATTAAAGGTCATTCAAACCACAGAGTGGGAGATGCTTGGGTGGGCGAGTGTGTACGTGTCAGGGAGAGTGTCTGCAGGGAAATGTTGAAGAGCCCCGTGGCCAGAAAGGCTGCATCAGCAGACTCAGTGACTTGTGTTTCCCAAACACGGTCGTGCGTGATCCCTGTGCCATCTGTGTATTACCCGTGAGCCAGGCACTGGCCGCGGGGGCACGCTCTTCATCTCTCAAGATCTGCATCAAGTGTTCCCTCCTCCCCGAAGCCTTCGCTGACCACGCTTCCCGCCAACAGGAATATCGGAGAACATAGAGCTCCTGGTGGCCCCCAGCATGCCCCGGACAGACTCTGCGTTTAGCGCTGATAACACTTCGGGGTGTTCATTAATAACAAGGGCCAACATCTGTCCATCCCCAACCCCTGTGGGCTGGGCATTGTGCATGTCAGGTACACAGCCCTCTGGGCTAGGgactgtcatttcctttttttttttttaaattaagattctacttatttatttgaaagagagagagagcacaagcaggaaggagagggagaagcaggctccctgccgagcagagagcttgatgtagggcttgatcccaggacctcaggatcatgacctgagccaaaggcagatgcttaacccactgagccacccaggcgcccctgtcatttcctctttatagatgaggaactgTAGGCTTGGGGAAGCCAAGGAAGGTCACAGTAATAAGTGGTATGGGAGAGCGGTTTGAATATGATTTCGCTAGACGT from Ailuropoda melanoleuca isolate Jingjing chromosome 11, ASM200744v2, whole genome shotgun sequence includes the following:
- the PLOD1 gene encoding procollagen-lysine,2-oxoglutarate 5-dioxygenase 1, encoding MRPLLLLAPLGWLLLAEAKGDAKPEDNLLVLTVATRETEGFRRFKRSGQFFNYKIQALGLGEDWSGEKGSSAGGGLKVRLLKKALEKHADKENLVILFIDSYDVLFASGPRELLKKFRQAKSQVVFSAEELIYPDRRLEAKYPAVSDGKRFLGSGGFIGYAPNLSKLVAEWEGQDSDSDQLFYTKIFLDPEKREQINITLDHRCRIFQNLDGALDEVVLKFEMGHVRARNLAYDTLPVLIHGNGPTKLQLNYLGNYIPRFWTFETGCAVCDEGLRSLRGIGDEALPTVLVGVFIEQPTPFLSLFFQRLLRLRYPRKQMRLFIHNHEQHHKAQVEQFLAEHGGEYQSVKLVGPEVRVANADARNMGADLCRQDRSCTYYFSVDADVALTEPKTLRLLIEQNKNVIAPLMTRHGRLWSNFWGALSADGYYARSEDYVDIVQGRRVGVWNVPYISNVYLIKGSALRGELQQTDLFHHSKLDPDMAFCANIRQQDVFMFLTNRHTFGHLLSLDNYQTSHLHNDLWEVFSNPEDWKEKYIHENYTKALAGKLVEMPCPDVYWFPIFTEAACDELVEEMEHYGRWSLGNNKDNRIQGGYENVPTIDIHMNQISFEREWHKFLVEYIAPMTEKLYPGYYTRAQFDLAFVVRYKPDEQPSLMPHHDASTFTINIALNRVGVDYEGGGCRFLRYNCSIRAPRKGWTLMHPGRLTHYHEGLPTTRGTRYIAVSFVDP